From Hylaeus volcanicus isolate JK05 chromosome 2, UHH_iyHylVolc1.0_haploid, whole genome shotgun sequence, the proteins below share one genomic window:
- the LOC128872147 gene encoding SCY1-like protein 2 isoform X1, which produces MFAKSKRTNEIPNVLLTDPLQNLYDVGKQSATAGPENAWRIYDGRRKADGKEISIFLFDKRSVEKPNKLKRKKVSVTDILRYGLQQLESFPHPKILQVYKVNEYMSTLAFASEPVLASLANVLAYQEQQQHINAQTRQVSSSSSRAAYAKDYNLLDIEIKYGLLQITEALLFLHGVSKILHRNVCPASIMITKTGTWKLAGFEFFEKFGDGFLSLQPWSSNVPKMAQPNLDYIAPEIQQKKVGSVYSDMYSFGMTICAIFNQGRPLVQANNSCSEYLKQIEQLKEKVAAILPVIPLPLQDAVTHLLDVDPDNRPIAQVLSMIKYFQDPPVHALQFLDISKMKDVVQKEHFYTTTLMEILPYTPKKLWYQHIWTYLQNELEGQEVQSAVLQPVLYIVQNSTQEEYDRILFPTLRLLLANRKTIQGTVTLLEKLHLILNKTPREYVQKEVLPMLYTSFENSTIQVQTAAFVAVSNVTQYIEDDAIRNIILPKLVVAFQKSTIDCLTLLNVIPCILSRLEKQKVIDCILPILFNVKLQDPEVIVQVVKIYRLMLTDKKYGLSVSWMATRAMPSLLPQTINLALNLEQFELLLKVLQDMLCLIERHQRTHLTLDNLERHHHRNLRHQYSTDNVHVPPFNIPNLRIEQRKTSSAEDMARKSSIDSISMTASAENMARKNSISGMFWWSASNNDSNFLRVANVFPNRRLSDNTLMAPKIRVAPSCASSPGGTPAGTLAFRRHSSTGSQDRRGSSINLSPPTGGGMPITSTSVPHLLNSSMNSIRSSRRPSVSSTSSQQGAGLLQQVGTFGTSMVRQQPPICLNLNGPPLQPPTLCPLLQLPGQPSH; this is translated from the exons ATGTTTGCCAAGTCGAAACGGACCAACGAAATACCGAATGTTCTACTGACGGATCCGTTGCAAAATTTATACGACGTAGGAAAACAGTCGGCCACAGCTGGTCCGGAGAACGCGTGGCGTATATACGATGGACGCAGGAAAGCGGACGGAAAG gaaatatcgatatttttattcgacaaaagATCGGTCGAAAAGCCTAATAAACTTAAGCGTAAAAAAGTAAGCGTGACGGACATTTTAAGATATGGACTACAACAACTGGAAAGTTTCCCTCATCCAAAAATCCTTCAG GTATACAAAGTAAACGAATACATGAGTACTTTGGCTTTCGCTTCGGAGCCAGTGTTGGCAAGTCTTGCCAATGTTTTGGCCTATCAAGAGCAGCAGCAACACATAAATGCTCAAACGAGACAAGTTTCTTCGAGCAGCAGTCGTGCCGCCTACGCGAAAGATTACAATTTGTTAGATATCGAGATCAAGTATGGTCTATTGCAG ATTACCGAGGCCCTGCTATTTCTGCACggagtttcaaaaattctccATAGAAATGTTTGCCCTGCAAGTATCATGATCACCAAGACCGGTACATGGAAGTTGGCcggctttgaattttttg AAAAATTCGGCGATGGTTTTCTATCATTGCAACCATGGAGCAGTAACGTGCCAAAAATGGCACAGCCGAATCTCGACTATATAG CTCCCGAGATTCAGCAAAAGAAGGTGGGAAGCGTTTACAGCGACATGTACAGTTTCGGCATGACTATATGCGCGATTTTCAACCAGGGACGGCCGCTTGTCCAAGCAAATAACAGTTGTTCAGAGTATCTGAAGCAGATTGAGCAG CTCAAGGAAAAAGTCGCCGCGATCTTGCCCGTGATTCCGCTTCCTCTACAGGACGCCGTTACGCATCTATTGGACGTCGATCCAGATAATCGGCCTATAGCGCAGGTTTTATcgatgattaaatattttca aGACCCTCCGGTCCACGCACTACAATTTCTCGACATAAGTAAGATGAAAGACGTGGTTCAAAAAGAGCATTTCTACACAACTACCCTAATGGAAATCTTGCCCTATACCCCAAAG AAATTGTGGTATCAACATATTTGGACGTATTTACAAAACGAATTGGAAGGACAAGAAGTCCAATCCGCGGTACTACAACCTGTGCTGTACATCGTCCAGAACAGTACTCAAGAGGAGTACGATCGGATCTTATTTCCAACGTTGCG GTTACTTTTGGCGAATCGCAAAACGATTCAAGGAACGGTAACGCTGTTGGAAAAATTGCATCTGATATTGAATAAAACTCCTCGAGAATACGTGCAGAAGGAAGTATTACCAATGTTGTATACGTCTTTTGAGAATTCAACAATTCAGGTGCAG ACAGCGGCGTTCGTAGCTGTGTCGAACGTGACTCAGTACATAGAGGACGACGCCATTCGAAATATAATACTGCCGAAATTAGTTGTAGCCTTTCAGAAAAGTACCATAGATTGTCTGACACTTTTGAACGTGATTCCTTGCATTTTAAGTCGCTTGGAAAAGCAAAAAGTCATAGATTGCATTTTACCGATATTGTTTAACGTGAAGTTACAAGATCCTGAGGTGATTGTACAGGTTGTAA AAATTTACAGATTAATGTTAACCGATAAAAAGTATGGGCTATCGGTGAGTTGGATGGCAACTCGGGCAATGCCGAGTTTGTTACCTCAAACAATCAACCTTGCGTTAAATCTCGAGCAATTCGAGTTGCTGTTGAAAGTGTTGCAGGATATGCTTTGTCTTATAGAGAG ACATCAAAGAACTCACTTGACTTTAGATAATTTGGAAAGACATCATCATCGCAACTTGCGACATCAATATAGTACGGATAACGTACACGTGCCGCCTTTTAATATACCGAATCTACGCATAGAACAGCGTAAAACCTCTTCCGCCGAAGATATGGCCAGGAAGAGTAGTATCG ATTCCATATCGATGACAGCTTCGGCCGAGAATATGGCGAGAAAGAATTCGATAAGTGGCATGTTTTGGTGGTCCGCGTCAAACAACGACAGTAACTTTCTCCGAGTAGCGAATGTTTTTCCAAACAGACGTCTATCGGACAATACTCTGATGGCACCGAAAATACGAGTAGCACCGTCGTGTGCAAGTTCGCCTGGTGGCACACCGGCTGGAACCTTGGCGTTCCGGCGTCACTCGAGTACCGGTTCTCAAGATCGTCGGGGATCGAGTATAAATTTATCTCCTCCCACG GGTGGTGGCATGCCGATCACCAGCACCAGCGTTCCCCATTTGCTCAATTCAAGTATGAACAGTATACGAAGCTCGAGACGTCCATCCGTCTCCTCGACGTCCTCCCAGCAGGGCGCCGGGCTGCTTCAACAGGTCGGAACATTCGGAACGAGCATGGTAAGACAACAACCCCCAATCTGCCTCAACCTCAATGGACCACCATTACAACCACCAACACTTTGTCCATTACTCCAGCTACCGGGACAGCCTTCCCACTGA
- the LOC128872147 gene encoding SCY1-like protein 2 isoform X2: MFAKSKRTNEIPNVLLTDPLQNLYDVGKQSATAGPENAWRIYDGRRKADGKEISIFLFDKRSVEKPNKLKRKKVSVTDILRYGLQQLESFPHPKILQVYKVNEYMSTLAFASEPVLASLANVLAYQEQQQHINAQTRQVSSSSSRAAYAKDYNLLDIEIKYGLLQITEALLFLHGVSKILHRNVCPASIMITKTGTWKLAGFEFFEKFGDGFLSLQPWSSNVPKMAQPNLDYIAPEIQQKKVGSVYSDMYSFGMTICAIFNQGRPLVQANNSCSEYLKQIEQLKEKVAAILPVIPLPLQDAVTHLLDVDPDNRPIAQVLSMIKYFQDPPVHALQFLDISKMKDVVQKEHFYTTTLMEILPYTPKKLWYQHIWTYLQNELEGQEVQSAVLQPVLYIVQNSTQEEYDRILFPTLRLLLANRKTIQGTVTLLEKLHLILNKTPREYVQKEVLPMLYTSFENSTIQVQTAAFVAVSNVTQYIEDDAIRNIILPKLVVAFQKSTIDCLTLLNVIPCILSRLEKQKVIDCILPILFNVKLQDPEVIVQVVKIYRLMLTDKKYGLSVSWMATRAMPSLLPQTINLALNLEQFELLLKVLQDMLCLIERHQRTHLTLDNLERHHHRNLRHQYSTDNVHVPPFNIPNLRIEQRKTSSAEDMARKSSIDSISMTASAENMARKNSISGMFWWSASNNDSNFLRVANVFPNRRLSDNTLMAPKIRVAPSCASSPGGTPAGTLAFRRHSSTGSQDRRGSSINLSPPTGGGMPITSTSVPHLLNSSMNSIRSSRRPSVSSTSSQQGAGLLQQVGTFGTSMYQFLRR, translated from the exons ATGTTTGCCAAGTCGAAACGGACCAACGAAATACCGAATGTTCTACTGACGGATCCGTTGCAAAATTTATACGACGTAGGAAAACAGTCGGCCACAGCTGGTCCGGAGAACGCGTGGCGTATATACGATGGACGCAGGAAAGCGGACGGAAAG gaaatatcgatatttttattcgacaaaagATCGGTCGAAAAGCCTAATAAACTTAAGCGTAAAAAAGTAAGCGTGACGGACATTTTAAGATATGGACTACAACAACTGGAAAGTTTCCCTCATCCAAAAATCCTTCAG GTATACAAAGTAAACGAATACATGAGTACTTTGGCTTTCGCTTCGGAGCCAGTGTTGGCAAGTCTTGCCAATGTTTTGGCCTATCAAGAGCAGCAGCAACACATAAATGCTCAAACGAGACAAGTTTCTTCGAGCAGCAGTCGTGCCGCCTACGCGAAAGATTACAATTTGTTAGATATCGAGATCAAGTATGGTCTATTGCAG ATTACCGAGGCCCTGCTATTTCTGCACggagtttcaaaaattctccATAGAAATGTTTGCCCTGCAAGTATCATGATCACCAAGACCGGTACATGGAAGTTGGCcggctttgaattttttg AAAAATTCGGCGATGGTTTTCTATCATTGCAACCATGGAGCAGTAACGTGCCAAAAATGGCACAGCCGAATCTCGACTATATAG CTCCCGAGATTCAGCAAAAGAAGGTGGGAAGCGTTTACAGCGACATGTACAGTTTCGGCATGACTATATGCGCGATTTTCAACCAGGGACGGCCGCTTGTCCAAGCAAATAACAGTTGTTCAGAGTATCTGAAGCAGATTGAGCAG CTCAAGGAAAAAGTCGCCGCGATCTTGCCCGTGATTCCGCTTCCTCTACAGGACGCCGTTACGCATCTATTGGACGTCGATCCAGATAATCGGCCTATAGCGCAGGTTTTATcgatgattaaatattttca aGACCCTCCGGTCCACGCACTACAATTTCTCGACATAAGTAAGATGAAAGACGTGGTTCAAAAAGAGCATTTCTACACAACTACCCTAATGGAAATCTTGCCCTATACCCCAAAG AAATTGTGGTATCAACATATTTGGACGTATTTACAAAACGAATTGGAAGGACAAGAAGTCCAATCCGCGGTACTACAACCTGTGCTGTACATCGTCCAGAACAGTACTCAAGAGGAGTACGATCGGATCTTATTTCCAACGTTGCG GTTACTTTTGGCGAATCGCAAAACGATTCAAGGAACGGTAACGCTGTTGGAAAAATTGCATCTGATATTGAATAAAACTCCTCGAGAATACGTGCAGAAGGAAGTATTACCAATGTTGTATACGTCTTTTGAGAATTCAACAATTCAGGTGCAG ACAGCGGCGTTCGTAGCTGTGTCGAACGTGACTCAGTACATAGAGGACGACGCCATTCGAAATATAATACTGCCGAAATTAGTTGTAGCCTTTCAGAAAAGTACCATAGATTGTCTGACACTTTTGAACGTGATTCCTTGCATTTTAAGTCGCTTGGAAAAGCAAAAAGTCATAGATTGCATTTTACCGATATTGTTTAACGTGAAGTTACAAGATCCTGAGGTGATTGTACAGGTTGTAA AAATTTACAGATTAATGTTAACCGATAAAAAGTATGGGCTATCGGTGAGTTGGATGGCAACTCGGGCAATGCCGAGTTTGTTACCTCAAACAATCAACCTTGCGTTAAATCTCGAGCAATTCGAGTTGCTGTTGAAAGTGTTGCAGGATATGCTTTGTCTTATAGAGAG ACATCAAAGAACTCACTTGACTTTAGATAATTTGGAAAGACATCATCATCGCAACTTGCGACATCAATATAGTACGGATAACGTACACGTGCCGCCTTTTAATATACCGAATCTACGCATAGAACAGCGTAAAACCTCTTCCGCCGAAGATATGGCCAGGAAGAGTAGTATCG ATTCCATATCGATGACAGCTTCGGCCGAGAATATGGCGAGAAAGAATTCGATAAGTGGCATGTTTTGGTGGTCCGCGTCAAACAACGACAGTAACTTTCTCCGAGTAGCGAATGTTTTTCCAAACAGACGTCTATCGGACAATACTCTGATGGCACCGAAAATACGAGTAGCACCGTCGTGTGCAAGTTCGCCTGGTGGCACACCGGCTGGAACCTTGGCGTTCCGGCGTCACTCGAGTACCGGTTCTCAAGATCGTCGGGGATCGAGTATAAATTTATCTCCTCCCACG GGTGGTGGCATGCCGATCACCAGCACCAGCGTTCCCCATTTGCTCAATTCAAGTATGAACAGTATACGAAGCTCGAGACGTCCATCCGTCTCCTCGACGTCCTCCCAGCAGGGCGCCGGGCTGCTTCAACAGGTCGGAACATTCGGAACGAGCATG TACCAGTTTCTTAGACGTTAA